Proteins encoded by one window of Xanthomonas sp. DAR 80977:
- the rnfB gene encoding Rnf electron transport complex subunit RnfB yields the protein MPAHPDLLERLDRLLPQTQCGQCGFDGCRPYAEAMARGAAQVDRCPPGGDPGARALARVLGTVPLPYDRSRGTHKPAQVALVIEADCIGCTKCIQACPVDAIVGGAKYMHTVLAPLCTGCELCVPACPVDCIELRPA from the coding sequence ATGCCCGCCCACCCCGACCTGCTCGAACGCCTCGATCGCCTGCTGCCGCAGACCCAGTGCGGCCAGTGCGGCTTCGATGGCTGCCGCCCGTACGCCGAGGCGATGGCGCGCGGCGCGGCGCAGGTGGACCGCTGCCCGCCCGGCGGCGACCCCGGCGCGCGGGCGCTGGCGCGCGTGCTCGGCACCGTGCCGCTGCCCTACGACCGCAGCCGCGGCACGCACAAGCCGGCGCAGGTGGCGTTGGTGATCGAGGCCGACTGCATCGGCTGCACCAAGTGCATCCAGGCCTGCCCGGTCGATGCCATCGTCGGCGGCGCCAAGTACATGCACACAGTGCTGGCGCCGCTGTGCACCGGCTGCGAGCTGTGCGTGCCGGCCTGCCCGGTGGATTGCATCGAGCTGCGCCCGGCCTAG